Below is a genomic region from Bacillus mycoides.
ATTGGTTATATCAAAGAAAATACTTCAAGAAGACATGGACCGTAATCTCACTCGATTTACCTGGGCATGGGAAATCCGAAGGGATGGAAATTAGTTTTAAAGAATATTCAAATGTTTTATATGAGTTATGTAATCATTTAAAGCTAAAATCAGTAACAATTTGTGGTCTTTCAAAAGGAGCTAGAGTGGGTATCGATTTTGCTATTCAATATCCACGTTTTATTTCTAGCTTAATTGTTGTAAATGCATTTCCCTATTTAGAACCGGCAGATCGTAAAGAACGACTTGAAGTATATGATTTACTTAGCTTGCAGGATAAAGGGAAAACTTGGGCTGATACGTTATTGAGAGCAATGGGAGTAGAAGATAATGATGCAATTGTCCGAGGATTTCATCAATCCCTACAAATGATTCATCCGACGCATATTCAAAGGCTATTCGCTGAATTAGTTGATTACGATCAAAGACCATACCTCTCTAACATTGCATGTCCTGCATTAATAATACGAGGAGAGAATGATTATTTTGTTCCGGAAAAGTATGTGAGAGAATTTGAAAAACACCTGAGAAACGTGACCTTCGTTGAGTTGAAAAATAGTGGGCACTTGCCTTATTTAGAACAGCCTACTAGCTTTAATGTGACGGTAGAGGCATTTTTAAATCATGCGCTTGATTAATACCATTTTTGCAGTGAATACTGTTATTAATGAGTTCAGGGCACCAGCTTGGAGAGGAGGGAACTAAATGGAATGGCAACCGAATCGTGAAGATAAGATACCAGTTTATAAACAAATTGCTGATTACATTGAAAGAGGCATTTCTACCGGTGAATTCCCTTCTGATAGAAAATTACCTTCCGAGCGTATGTTAGCACAGAATTTACAAGTGAACCGGAGTACGGTCGTAGCTGCTTATGAGGAATTGAAATCACTTGGGGTAGTAGAACGGAAAAAAGGAAGCGGCACTCGGGTGAATACAGATATATGGGGTGTGTCACATAAACGAATACCGAACTGGGGTAGGTACGTTGAGGATGGATCGTTCTTACCTAATGTACCACTTGTTCAACAAATTCGAACGGAAACACAAAAAGATGATTTAATCAATTTAGCGAGTGGTGAATTGTCATCAGATTTAATTCCGAGTGATAGATTTCGAACAATTTTGTCGGAGAAAACATTTATGGGAAATCTCGGTTATGACCATCCGCTTGGAAATGAAATGTTGCGAAAAACCATTGCGGCACATGTCGAGCAATATAAACAAATAGAAGCAGATTCAAGCTCTATTCTTATTACATCTGGAGCTCAGCAAGCACTTAATCTTATCGTTCAATGTTTGTTAAAGCCTGGAGATGCGATTGCAATTGAGGATCCCTCCTATTGTTATTCACTTCCGATGTTTAAATCAGCAGGTTTAAAAATATTCCGTTTACCAGTTGATCAGCATGGTATGAATCCAGATGACTTAATCGATTTGCACAAAAAGCATCGCATTCGTATGGTGTTTTTAAATCCGGATTATCAAAATCCAACTGGAACGGTACTTTCATTGGCAAGACGTAAAAAGGTTTTAGAACTATCTTCTGAATTTGGTATACCGATTGTAGAAGATGATCCGTATAGTTTGACTTCTTTTAATGGAGAAGTGAATCCAACATTGAAATCGATGGATCAAAATGGGAATGTTCTTTATGTGAGCTCATTATCAAAAATTGTTGCATCAGGATTACGTATTGGTTGGGTAATTGGCCCCACGCGCGTAATTGAGAGATTGGCAGATGCGAAGCAGCAAGTTGATTTCGGTCATAGTGTATTTACACAGTGGGTAGCGAACCAATTTTTAGAATCTGAGGATTTTCATACGCATATTACGTTGCTTCGTGGACAACTGAAACAAAGAAGAGATGAGTTAATTAGAAAGCTTGAAGAAATATTAGGGGATCAGATTGAATTTTTTGTTCCTGAGGGCGGAATACATTTATGGTGCAAAGTGCAAGGAACGTTTGATGAATATCATTTACTAGGTGAATCTATACAAAATGGTGTAGCATTTGTCCCAGGAAGCGTCCTAGGTTCGAAAAGTGAATATGTCCGATTTACTTTTGGCAGAGCGAATGTAGAACAAATTCAGCTTGGAGTTACAAGGTTTGCGGAAACATTAAATGAGATTTCATAATAGTGAAGCGTAATATGGAAATGAGGGAAAGAAATGAAGTACGTGACGCTTTTACTTCAAGTAGGCGTGCTATATGTGTTTAGCTTAGCTGGTACGTGGATTCAAGGAGTATTCCATCTGTCGATGCCAGGAAGTTTAATAGGGATGTTAATATTGTTTCTACTCCTTTCTACTCGTATTTTTCCATTAAAGTGGTTTGAGGTAGGGGCAGAAAAGTTAATAGTATTTTTACCGTTATTTCTAATTCCTTCGACAACAGGATTAATGGAATATGGATCTTTTCTTTTAAGTAAGGGGAGTGTTATATTCCTTTTAGTAGTTGCAAGTACGGTAGTAACATTGATTGTTTCAGGGTATGTAAGTCAATTATTAGTAACATCAAAAAAATAAAATCGACAAGGTGCACGATTCAAATGGTCTTAATTATTATTACTGTAGTAATTTATTTATTGGCGACAAAGTTATATAAAAAATTTACGTCTCCATTTACGTTACCGGTATTAACAGTTACAGCAATTATGATTTGCTTATTTTTGATATTTGGTATTTCTCATCATGAGTATAAGGAAAATGGGGGAGACATTCTTTCAGGTTTTTTGAGTCCTGCAATTGTAGCGTTAGCCATACCTCTATTTAAAGAGCGAGAGATACTTATGAAAAACTTTTTAGCGATACTAATCGGCGTAGTGATAGGTATAGTGGCTTTAACGAGTATGAATGTAGTGATTGGTGGAATTTTAAATATAGATAAGGAACTTATATTAACAACTTTACCACAATTAGCGACAATGCCTATTGCCATTTCATTAGCGGATCAAATTGGTGGCATTCCATCTATGACTTCTAGTTTTGTAGTTGTTGCAGGAATAACAGGTGCTATTATCGGACCGACAGTACTTAAGTTTTTCCGAATAACAAGTACGATTGGAAAAGGAGTGGGGATGGGCTGTGCATCACATATTATTGGTGTGAGCCGTCTAGTGAAAGAAGGAGAGAAAGAGGCAACTATCGGTTCGGTAACGATGATTGTAACAGGGATACTTATTAGTATATTAGTACCTTATGGAGTGAAATTTTTATTTTGAAAATTAATGAATCGTAATAAGGAGCATAACACTACTCATTTTAGAGCGTAATGGAGATGATTAAAATGACAACATGGTTTATAGTTACATTATTTATTTTTGGTGCTCTTAAAGTACTAGTTTCTAGTATGCCAACTTCTGTTGTAGAATCAATTATTAGTAGATTTGAGTTACACCAAAAACTTGATGAGGAAAATACTACTGTAACGGTAGATGGGGAAAGTATAGAAGGAGAAATGAAACTTCAAGTTATTCATGAATTTAACGAGGCTTTATTTTTAGATAAACATTATTTTCCGCCGCAAGGGAATGGTACACCGATAGTCATGGAGACGAAGAAAGGAAAAAGAGAGATTAGATTTTCTATATATAGCTACGAGGAACACGTTGATGTAGTAAAGCAATATAAGAAGAAAGTAGTTGCATATCGTTTGCGATCAAAAAGCCTTCAAAGTCGTTCAGTAGCAGTGACTGAAGATTATGCTTAAGGAGAGACCGTTATTATAACGGTCTCTTTATTTTTGCATCCAAGTATATAATTTCCAAATAAGAGAAAAGAAAATGATATATCCAAATAAAGAATAAGCATGATGCCAATTCCCGTTATGTACAAATAAACCTAACCGCTCAGCAACTTGTTCAAAAATACTAGCACAAAGCCCTATTAAAATAATAAATATAGTTCTAGAAACTGCAGATAATGTTTTTGAAATTTGTATGAAAATGATTGTTAAAATTGGTAGCACAAACAACGTAAAGCCTATGTTAACTGAAAATATAGATGAGAAAGGTCTAACTGGAAAGGAATATATTTGTGTATGCACAAAGAAAGCATCTAAGCAAGTTCCAATAATAGAAGAAAGTAAGACTGTAACTAATAATGCTAAAAAATCATTCTTCTTCTCGAAGGAGGACATTTTTCTTTGCGAGAATTGCGAGTTCAATTTTTTCGAGTGTTTTGCAGTAGTCTTCTGTAATTTTTCCATTTATATTTTCCTCCTTATCAACTAAATAATTTACAACTTGCCAATCGTTAAACCAATCTTCATTTTCAACTTCTTCATGTTTCATATCCCGCCATGCATAGATGAGTGCAGGGCTGTATATACGATACGCGTCACTACGTAACTGGCATTTCTTTATTCGGCGTTTATAAAACTCACGTGAAAAAGATTCATTTACACTAGAAAATAAATGAGGCCAGTAATCTTTTCTTGAGCCTGTATGTGGATGGTGATGGACCCAGTTTATTATTTGAGATAAAATATGTGTATCCCGAAATAACAATGAATACAACCGTTTTCCAAGTGAAATTCGTTCATGCAAAGAAGTGAAATGTTTCATTGTATCACCAAATAGTAATACTTTTTGCTTTTTATCATTTTCGTAAAATGGGAAAAGGATATGATTAAACTGAAAAAAATCAAAGAGTTTAAATCCAATACTATTTAATACAGTCTTTTTAAAGTGTGCATTTTGAATAACTCTTTTTTCTAAGTAGTTTTGTTCATTAATAATAGTTGCGATCGCTAATGTTTTTTTGTTACCTGTTTTCCAAAAATCGTTCCACATTGTTTCCATAAATGTAGAAACATTTAAGTGAGTGAGAAGATGAAATAGCTTTTTTGATTTTTTTACACTTTGCTCATATAGTAAAAATTGAGGATATACATCTTGGAAAATGAGCCAATTTCCTCTTTCTAAAAAAGAGAAAAATGTAATTTGATCTTTCTCGGATAAAAGCCTCGTATATAAATCTCCCTTTAAATCTGTCATATTCCAGCCACCGTTACGTGATACGATATGCCCAAGTAGTGCCCAATGTATTTCTGGATATTGAATGTAAAATTGGTAGTATGCACGTGTTCTTGTGACGTTATTTTTATTTAGTTCTTTTGTCTGAGCTTTAATTTTATCGATGATAAGTTGCTCTTCTTTCGTTAATTTATATATGGTAACAGAAGAGATGAGATCGCTTTTTTGTTGTAACTCGTTTTTCACGTCGAATAGGGAGAGAGGGAGTGCTTTTGAGAATTCTTTAGATGTATTGTTTGAATTGCTTTGGTACATTCCATTACCTCCCTTTTCTATGAGTTTAAATGTGGTATTGGTTATGAATCATTCCATTTATCTCGCTATTAACGAGCAGTAAGACTCCCATCTCAAAAGTCGGCTAAAGCAAAGAAGTTAGGTGAGGGTGGGGCTGCTCGTAAAAGCCCGACTGATTCAACTAATAATCAGTCGGGGATGGACAAAATCCCCACTAATTAAAGTTTCACTTTATTTTATTACGAGCATAAGAAATAAATGAGCGGTGTTTTTTAAACCAGTAATATAGTTATCATTCAAACAGTATAAAGAAAATCTAATTGCTAAGAAGTGAAATGAAAAACAGAAACTATTAAAAAATAGTTTCTGTTTTTTTATTTTGTCAATTAAATGTAACAAACGACGATTATGATTTGAATCAATTGAAAATAATTCAATAACCTTAATAAATACAATTTGAATTGAAATGTATGGTAGGAGGAAAAGGAATGCTTAATAAAATAATTTTAATTACTGGTGGCACAGGTTCGTGGGGACATGAACTTATAAAACAACTATTAGAAAAATCACCGAAAGAAATTAGAGTTTTTTCAAGGAATGAAACGGTTCAGTTTGAAATGCAGCAACAGTTTATAAATGAAGAGAGATTGAAATTTATTATTGGAGATATTCGTGATAAAGAGCAACTAGTATATGCTTGCCAAGGTGTACATTGTGTATTTCATCTTGCAGCTTTAAAGCATGTTCCAGTATGTGAATATTATCCTTATGAAGCTATAAAAACAAATATACATGGTACGCAAAATGTAATTGAAGCATCTATCCAGAATCAAGTTGAGAAAGTTATATATGTTTCAACTGATAAAGCGGCCAATCCATCAAATACGTATGGGATGACAAAAGCAATTGGTGAAAAATTAATGGTTCATGCGAATGTGCAAACGAAGAAAACAAAATTCATTTGTGTTCGTGGCGGAAATGTTTTAGGAACGAGTGGAAGTGTGGTACCGCTTTTTAAAAAGCAAATTAAGCAATCTTCAAAAGTAGGGATTACCGATGCAAATATGACTAGATTTTTCTTAACCATTGAAGATGCTGTTGGATTGTTATTTAAAGCAGCATCTGAAGGAAGAGGAGGAGAAATCTTTGTTATGAAAATGCCAGCATGTAAAATAACGGATTTAGCAATAATATTGATTGAAGATTCAAAAAAAGAAAACGTGAAGATAAAAGAGGTAGGGATAAGACCTGGTGAAAAATTAAGTGAAATGCTTTTATCTGAGGTAGAGAGTAAAACAAGTATTAGTTTTGATCAAAATTATTTTGTGGTACTACCGACTATTCCTATAGAAGGACTTCAAGAATATTATGCTAGTTATCCGCTTGTGGATGTGAAGAGTTTTAGTTCTCAACAAGACTTACTTACAAAACATGAGGTGAAACAAATGTTAGAAAAAGGAGGGTTTTTACGATGAAAAGAAATGCGAGCCTTTTAATAACTGGTGCAAATGGCTTCACAGGACGTCATGCTTGCCAATATTTTTTAGAGCAGGGCTTTCATGTAATTCCTATGTTTCAAAATCGTTCACATAGAGAAAAAATCGAAAATGGTATTACTTGTGATTTAACAAATAAGAGTGAAGTAATGAAGGTAATTAAACAAATAAAACCAGACTATGTATTGCATTTAGCAGGAAGAAACTCAGTTAATGAGTCTTGGACAGCTTCTCTGGAATATATAGAGATTAACGTAATAGGGACTTTATATTTATTAGAAGCCATTAAGCAGGAAGCCTCGCATTGTAAAACATTAGTTATAGGATCTGCATTGCAAGCAGATAGTATGAAAAACATAAAAGTTTCAAATCCATATAGTTTAAGTAAAACTATGCAAGTCATTATTGCGGAGGCTTGGGGCGGATTAATGGATTCAAATATTATCATTGCAAAGCCCTCAAATTTAATTGGTCCAGGAGTATCGAATGGTGTTTGTTCAATTCTCGCAAAAAAAATGATAGATATAGAATCAGGTAGAAGTAAAGCGATTATTGAAGTAAACAGTTTGAAAGATAGTAGAGACTTTCTAGATGTACGTGATGCAGTTAAAGCGTATCATGTGTTATTACGTGATGGTATAAATGGAAAACAATATAATATTGGATCAGGAGTAAAACGCTCTTTATTAGATGTATTGGAACAATATAAAGGATTAACACAGTTGAATTTTACTATAAAAGAAACAGAGAATAGTGAGAGCGGCTCAAATGAAAGTTTAGTATTAGAGGATATAAAAAAGTTAGGTTGGGTTCCAGAAATCCCATTTCAGCAATCATTAAAAGATGTACTTGAGTATGCGAAGTGTAGTGACATCTGCATTTAATGAAAAATATAAAAGGATGTAAGAAATATATGAATTGTTATGAGACTATAAATAATCAAAATATGCTATCGCTTTCGATTGTTGATACGCTGGATTGGAAAGATGAAGAAGAACACGTTTTGCGCATCTATGAGGCGATAAATACATGTCGAGCATATGTGGAAAAGGTTAATCGAAACCCCAAAA
It encodes:
- a CDS encoding alpha/beta fold hydrolase gives rise to the protein MLHLKVMNMYFEYKNRKIFYNIEGSGPVILFLHGLGGNSNNWLYQRKYFKKTWTVISLDLPGHGKSEGMEISFKEYSNVLYELCNHLKLKSVTICGLSKGARVGIDFAIQYPRFISSLIVVNAFPYLEPADRKERLEVYDLLSLQDKGKTWADTLLRAMGVEDNDAIVRGFHQSLQMIHPTHIQRLFAELVDYDQRPYLSNIACPALIIRGENDYFVPEKYVREFEKHLRNVTFVELKNSGHLPYLEQPTSFNVTVEAFLNHALD
- a CDS encoding PLP-dependent aminotransferase family protein gives rise to the protein MEWQPNREDKIPVYKQIADYIERGISTGEFPSDRKLPSERMLAQNLQVNRSTVVAAYEELKSLGVVERKKGSGTRVNTDIWGVSHKRIPNWGRYVEDGSFLPNVPLVQQIRTETQKDDLINLASGELSSDLIPSDRFRTILSEKTFMGNLGYDHPLGNEMLRKTIAAHVEQYKQIEADSSSILITSGAQQALNLIVQCLLKPGDAIAIEDPSYCYSLPMFKSAGLKIFRLPVDQHGMNPDDLIDLHKKHRIRMVFLNPDYQNPTGTVLSLARRKKVLELSSEFGIPIVEDDPYSLTSFNGEVNPTLKSMDQNGNVLYVSSLSKIVASGLRIGWVIGPTRVIERLADAKQQVDFGHSVFTQWVANQFLESEDFHTHITLLRGQLKQRRDELIRKLEEILGDQIEFFVPEGGIHLWCKVQGTFDEYHLLGESIQNGVAFVPGSVLGSKSEYVRFTFGRANVEQIQLGVTRFAETLNEIS
- a CDS encoding CidA/LrgA family holin-like protein translates to MKYVTLLLQVGVLYVFSLAGTWIQGVFHLSMPGSLIGMLILFLLLSTRIFPLKWFEVGAEKLIVFLPLFLIPSTTGLMEYGSFLLSKGSVIFLLVVASTVVTLIVSGYVSQLLVTSKK
- a CDS encoding LrgB family protein, which encodes MVLIIITVVIYLLATKLYKKFTSPFTLPVLTVTAIMICLFLIFGISHHEYKENGGDILSGFLSPAIVALAIPLFKEREILMKNFLAILIGVVIGIVALTSMNVVIGGILNIDKELILTTLPQLATMPIAISLADQIGGIPSMTSSFVVVAGITGAIIGPTVLKFFRITSTIGKGVGMGCASHIIGVSRLVKEGEKEATIGSVTMIVTGILISILVPYGVKFLF
- a CDS encoding YfmQ family protein, with the translated sequence MTTWFIVTLFIFGALKVLVSSMPTSVVESIISRFELHQKLDEENTTVTVDGESIEGEMKLQVIHEFNEALFLDKHYFPPQGNGTPIVMETKKGKREIRFSIYSYEEHVDVVKQYKKKVVAYRLRSKSLQSRSVAVTEDYA
- a CDS encoding CBO0543 family protein, which produces MSSFEKKNDFLALLVTVLLSSIIGTCLDAFFVHTQIYSFPVRPFSSIFSVNIGFTLFVLPILTIIFIQISKTLSAVSRTIFIILIGLCASIFEQVAERLGLFVHNGNWHHAYSLFGYIIFFSLIWKLYTWMQK
- a CDS encoding DUF2515 domain-containing protein, which encodes MYQSNSNNTSKEFSKALPLSLFDVKNELQQKSDLISSVTIYKLTKEEQLIIDKIKAQTKELNKNNVTRTRAYYQFYIQYPEIHWALLGHIVSRNGGWNMTDLKGDLYTRLLSEKDQITFFSFLERGNWLIFQDVYPQFLLYEQSVKKSKKLFHLLTHLNVSTFMETMWNDFWKTGNKKTLAIATIINEQNYLEKRVIQNAHFKKTVLNSIGFKLFDFFQFNHILFPFYENDKKQKVLLFGDTMKHFTSLHERISLGKRLYSLLFRDTHILSQIINWVHHHPHTGSRKDYWPHLFSSVNESFSREFYKRRIKKCQLRSDAYRIYSPALIYAWRDMKHEEVENEDWFNDWQVVNYLVDKEENINGKITEDYCKTLEKIELAILAKKNVLLREEE
- a CDS encoding UDP-N-acetylglucosamine 4,6-dehydratase family protein, encoding MLNKIILITGGTGSWGHELIKQLLEKSPKEIRVFSRNETVQFEMQQQFINEERLKFIIGDIRDKEQLVYACQGVHCVFHLAALKHVPVCEYYPYEAIKTNIHGTQNVIEASIQNQVEKVIYVSTDKAANPSNTYGMTKAIGEKLMVHANVQTKKTKFICVRGGNVLGTSGSVVPLFKKQIKQSSKVGITDANMTRFFLTIEDAVGLLFKAASEGRGGEIFVMKMPACKITDLAIILIEDSKKENVKIKEVGIRPGEKLSEMLLSEVESKTSISFDQNYFVVLPTIPIEGLQEYYASYPLVDVKSFSSQQDLLTKHEVKQMLEKGGFLR
- a CDS encoding NAD-dependent epimerase/dehydratase family protein, with product MKRNASLLITGANGFTGRHACQYFLEQGFHVIPMFQNRSHREKIENGITCDLTNKSEVMKVIKQIKPDYVLHLAGRNSVNESWTASLEYIEINVIGTLYLLEAIKQEASHCKTLVIGSALQADSMKNIKVSNPYSLSKTMQVIIAEAWGGLMDSNIIIAKPSNLIGPGVSNGVCSILAKKMIDIESGRSKAIIEVNSLKDSRDFLDVRDAVKAYHVLLRDGINGKQYNIGSGVKRSLLDVLEQYKGLTQLNFTIKETENSESGSNESLVLEDIKKLGWVPEIPFQQSLKDVLEYAKCSDICI
- a CDS encoding DUF6572 domain-containing protein translates to MKNIKGCKKYMNCYETINNQNMLSLSIVDTLDWKDEEEHVLRIYEAINTCRAYVEKVNRNPKTIYTGTRPVIQVFTQYECSEYGNDFYELIKDLLQDIGLELKIYINHSKLMYI